A single genomic interval of Zunongwangia sp. HGR-M22 harbors:
- a CDS encoding four helix bundle protein, producing the protein MYDLKERTKKFAIDVWSLCSNIPKNREFDAYVRQLIRCSSSVGANYRAARRAKSNADFINKLKIVEEEADESMYFLELLQIVYPKEMSKIKELHTEANELVAIIVSSINRARKNK; encoded by the coding sequence ATGTATGATTTAAAAGAAAGAACTAAAAAGTTTGCTATTGATGTTTGGTCGTTGTGTTCCAATATACCTAAAAATAGAGAGTTCGATGCTTATGTGAGGCAGCTTATTAGATGTTCTAGTTCTGTTGGTGCAAATTATAGAGCTGCCAGAAGAGCTAAATCTAACGCAGATTTCATAAATAAATTAAAAATTGTGGAAGAGGAAGCTGATGAGTCGATGTACTTTTTAGAATTACTGCAAATAGTTTATCCTAAGGAAATGAGTAAAATAAAAGAGTTGCACACAGAAGCTAATGAATTAGTAGCTATAATTGTGTCTTCGATAAACAGGGCAAGAAAAAATAAATAA
- the hisA gene encoding 1-(5-phosphoribosyl)-5-[(5-phosphoribosylamino)methylideneamino]imidazole-4-carboxamide isomerase, with protein sequence MRLIPAIDIIDGKCVRLSKGDYNTKKVYNENPLEVAKSFEAHGIEYLHLVDLDGAKSKHIVNHKILETIALKTNLKIDFGGGLKTDKDLEIAFECGAKQITGGSIAVKDPETFKSWLKKFGSQKIILGADANNEKVAVSGWQEESDKELIPFIAEYQKEGVKYVICTDISKDGMLQGPAFDLYDRILSENPEINLTASGGISKFDELLELSDLGCEGTIIGKAIYEGRISLKQLENYILNDGQ encoded by the coding sequence ATGCGTTTAATACCAGCAATAGATATAATTGACGGAAAGTGTGTAAGACTTTCTAAAGGTGATTATAACACCAAAAAAGTATATAATGAAAATCCGCTCGAGGTTGCAAAATCTTTTGAAGCTCACGGTATCGAGTATCTTCATTTAGTAGATCTTGATGGTGCAAAATCGAAGCATATCGTAAACCATAAAATTTTAGAAACGATCGCTTTAAAGACCAATTTGAAAATTGATTTTGGTGGCGGATTAAAAACCGATAAAGATCTTGAAATCGCTTTTGAATGCGGAGCAAAACAAATTACCGGTGGTAGTATTGCCGTAAAAGATCCGGAGACTTTTAAAAGCTGGTTGAAAAAATTTGGTTCACAAAAGATCATTTTAGGTGCTGATGCCAATAACGAAAAAGTAGCCGTTAGCGGTTGGCAGGAAGAGTCAGATAAAGAATTGATTCCGTTTATTGCTGAATATCAAAAAGAGGGAGTAAAGTATGTGATTTGTACCGATATTTCTAAAGACGGAATGTTGCAAGGACCTGCTTTCGATCTTTACGATCGTATTTTATCCGAAAATCCTGAAATCAATCTAACTGCTTCTGGAGGAATATCGAAATTCGATGAATTATTAGAACTTTCTGATTTAGGTTGTGAAGGGACTATTATTGGTAAAGCGATTTATGAAGGAAGAATCAGCTTAAAGCAATTAGAAAACTATATTCTAAATGACGGACAATAG
- the hisH gene encoding imidazole glycerol phosphate synthase subunit HisH, with protein sequence MKIAIIDYGAGNIQSIKFAIKRLGFEAVLTDDAEEIKSADKVIFPGVGEASSAMKMLKSTGLDKVIPQLKQPVLGICLGMQLMCEYCEEGDTPGLSIFDAKVVKFDNTVKVPQIGWNQIYDLQSDLFEGVKEKEYVYLVHSFYVKECEETICSTRYGVEYTSAIKKNNFYGVQFHPEKSSKAGEKILENFLKLELRS encoded by the coding sequence ATGAAAATAGCAATTATAGATTACGGCGCAGGGAATATTCAGAGTATCAAATTCGCCATAAAAAGGCTTGGATTTGAAGCTGTGCTTACAGATGATGCTGAAGAAATTAAATCGGCAGACAAGGTGATTTTTCCTGGAGTAGGAGAGGCGAGTAGTGCGATGAAGATGCTAAAGTCAACCGGACTCGATAAAGTAATTCCGCAGCTAAAACAACCGGTTTTAGGCATTTGCCTTGGGATGCAATTAATGTGCGAATATTGTGAAGAAGGAGATACTCCAGGATTATCGATTTTTGATGCTAAAGTTGTTAAATTTGATAATACGGTTAAAGTACCTCAAATTGGATGGAATCAGATTTATGATCTACAATCAGATCTGTTTGAAGGTGTGAAGGAAAAAGAATATGTGTATTTAGTACATAGTTTTTACGTAAAAGAATGTGAGGAAACAATTTGTTCTACACGGTACGGAGTCGAATATACTTCAGCAATAAAAAAGAATAATTTCTACGGAGTACAATTTCACCCGGAAAAAAGCAGTAAAGCCGGAGAAAAGATTTTGGAGAACTTTTTGAAGTTAGAATTACGAAGTTAG